The DNA sequence GTCCCAGTAGCAAGCGTTTTTGAGCTGGCTATAGTTCGTGTCGCGGTTCAGCCACTGCGGCTCGCAGCCTGGGGAGCCCGGACCACTATGATTATTGTAACGCAGTCGCAGATTAATTCTAGCCCCTTTTTCACGTTTCAGGTCCACCTGGTAGTGGACTGTCCTCTCGATGTTCCTGTCCGCCTTGCTCCATCCGACGTTGGAGTCGACTACATAGAGGTAGTCCATATCGGCAGACTGGGTGACGCTGCCGTCCCATCCCTTGAGCGCCATGAGGCCCTGAGCGGCCGGGTCGCTCATATAGACCAGCATCTCCCGCTTCTCCAGGCTGTCCCTCATAGCCGCGCCAAGGCGAAGCATCGTCGGCAGAGACGCCCTTGAGTCAAGGCTTCTAATTGCCCCCTGGAGCACCACGTCCATGTAGGCGCGTCCGTGCAGGTCCGTGCCTTCTTCAAGCCGCGCGAACAGGTTTCTCTGGTTAATGTCGGGGCCGCCGTCAGGTGCGGGAATATCGCCGATGGCCTGGACCAGGCCTAACAGAGTCCACTGATTGATGGCGACCACCCCATCGACCCGTATGCCCTGGCCTATGACAAACATATCTGCGGCTGTCTGCGCCGTCACCGGGAAATGCGGCTCCCATGAGACGTCTCGCATCAGCCACACGGTTGCGTTAATGTGATCGCGGAGCCCCGCGGGCGCTGAAGGGTAGAGGACCAGCTTGTCCCAATCGTCTACAAACACGGCATCGTAATAATCGATGGCCCTGAGGCCGCCGGATTCGAACGTGACCAGCCATACGGAAGAGACGAAGCCCCCGGTGGCCCTGAGCTCATCCGCAGTCTGGCCGAGCACCAGGTAACGCTTGACTGAGCCATCTGCGCCGATGATGGACTCGCCGATGGGTGCGATATCGTTGAGCAGGCCCATACCGTCTGCCAGGTTCGCAACCAGCGCCTGCAGGTCGGCCATGCCGGCAATCTCAGCGGCGCTGCCTGATGAACCGGCCTTTGCGAGTGTGCGCCGGGAGTCGTCAGGGAGGGCGACGGCGGACGCGATATCCTGCTGCCTGGCTGAAACGGCGGTTATCACGGGTGCCAGTGTGCCGCCCGGGCCCAGCAGACCGCCTCCGGACTTTTTAACCTCCGCGAAGGCCGGCTCAAGCACGTCGACGCCTATGTAAGCGGCCTTTGCGGCCTTCTGAAGTGAGCTTTCCATGTCATTCAGGAGCCTGAGGCGCGCGAGCAGCTCAGTGCTCTGTCCGCTATCGGCCACGAGCCGTGTGAGCGACTCTGAGCGGACCAGCGCAAACTGGAGGTCGGTGTCGAGCTTCGCCATTGTGGCCTTCAGCGCGGCAAAGTCCATTGGCCCGGTTGCAGAGCCGTTGAACTGACCGACAAACGGCCTGGCGCTGGCGCCGATCTCCATCAGGTCTGCGAGGAGGCCGGAGGCCTGCTGTCCTATTACGGCGGCGCTCTGCATGCGGGCTTCAGACTCTGTCATGAAGTCCATGGCGCTGATGGCCGGAGTAATAGTGTATGAGGGGCGGACCTTGCTGACACTGCGCGACGCCCTGGCGTGCTCATTCAGGGTTGTTGCGAACGTGGCCTCAAGCTGTTGCGCCTTGCTCGCAAGATCGTCGACCGCAGCGCTGCCGGTCGGAGCGAGCATTACCGTCTGAGCGTCCGACAAGGTGGACATCAACTCAGCGGAGCTCTCCAGGATATCCCCAGCAAACAGAACGTCCCGGTGGACGCGCCCGGCCTGGGTGGCCCATGCCTTGACCTCGCGGTCGGCCCATGGCAGCCACGACGCCGCTGAGGAGAGCCGCGAAGCCCATCCTGCGGAGCGCGCAAGCGCCCCGGTCTCTCCCTCTATGGTCGCAACTCTGGATTTCAGGTCATCGATGGCTTTCGTGTCTGCGTCGGTCACGCCTCGCGAGGAGATATCCCGAAGGTCCCTGATCCGGTCCGAAGCTCCGGCGGCCAGCGGGGCAAGGTCGATCGCGATTTTGGCGGAAACCACGGTAATCGCTAATACAGTAACAAATACCAGCGAATGCCAGACACGGCGACCTCCTCGCTCGAGGAGGTGCGGCAGTGCGGCAGCTACGCCGCCGGACCCGGTCTTCTTCTGCTTCCGATCACCCATATCGAGTCCCTACAAATTCGACCATTTTTCCCAGCGTTAACAACCCAACGAATTATACACAGTTCCTGCTATGAACGCACTCACATTCGTTGCGCGGTTCGAAGGAAGTTCACTGGGCCGCCGCTTCACGAAGCCTCATCCCTTCGACAATTACAGGGCTTTTCCGTGGTTAATTCAATCGCCTTAATTAAAACGATGGGATGCCGAAATAGGTACTTGACATAGTTTCCAACCCCTCATACATTTGTGCAATGCGTTCTGCGAATGAACATCAGGACATATTAGGCGGCGACGTCTATCGCGAGCTGCGGGTGCTTGAAGAAGTAAACAAGGACCCCGAGCTTAGCCAGCGACGACTTGCCTCCGAGCTTGGCATTGCCCTTGGTGTAGCCAATCTGCTTCTGCGCGAAATGGCAAAGCGGGGATACGTTCGCGTGACCCAACTTGGCTGGCGGAAATGGGCCTATGTGGTTTCCCCTTCCGGGGTCGCGCGTAAGGTCCACCTTGCAGCGGCATACGTTGAGCAGTTCATTGGCCATTACAAGCGTGTCCGCGGGATTCTCAGGGATGATTTGAAAGGGCAGATCACGGAAGAGTCCAGCGTGGCGATTGTGGGCTCTACAGAAATGGCTGAGCTTGCATTCCTGGCGCTGCGGGACATAGGCGTTGAGGAGATACACATTTTCGATCTGCACGCGAACGGCCAGA is a window from the SAR202 cluster bacterium genome containing:
- a CDS encoding DUF4012 domain-containing protein produces the protein MGDRKQKKTGSGGVAAALPHLLERGGRRVWHSLVFVTVLAITVVSAKIAIDLAPLAAGASDRIRDLRDISSRGVTDADTKAIDDLKSRVATIEGETGALARSAGWASRLSSAASWLPWADREVKAWATQAGRVHRDVLFAGDILESSAELMSTLSDAQTVMLAPTGSAAVDDLASKAQQLEATFATTLNEHARASRSVSKVRPSYTITPAISAMDFMTESEARMQSAAVIGQQASGLLADLMEIGASARPFVGQFNGSATGPMDFAALKATMAKLDTDLQFALVRSESLTRLVADSGQSTELLARLRLLNDMESSLQKAAKAAYIGVDVLEPAFAEVKKSGGGLLGPGGTLAPVITAVSARQQDIASAVALPDDSRRTLAKAGSSGSAAEIAGMADLQALVANLADGMGLLNDIAPIGESIIGADGSVKRYLVLGQTADELRATGGFVSSVWLVTFESGGLRAIDYYDAVFVDDWDKLVLYPSAPAGLRDHINATVWLMRDVSWEPHFPVTAQTAADMFVIGQGIRVDGVVAINQWTLLGLVQAIGDIPAPDGGPDINQRNLFARLEEGTDLHGRAYMDVVLQGAIRSLDSRASLPTMLRLGAAMRDSLEKREMLVYMSDPAAQGLMALKGWDGSVTQSADMDYLYVVDSNVGWSKADRNIERTVHYQVDLKREKGARINLRLRYNNHSGPGSPGCEPQWLNRDTNYSQLKNACYWDFWRAYVPRGGEAVKQYPLPLSMNTVAAEIGRGDPGKDTVATGSTYDKTVLSGLFAVGAQQTKEINLVYYLPSRLTFRDGETIKYQLLLQKQPGSRYRDVTLEFLLPSGYRVASSSVALTASGATPRFQVRVDQDMLFEVVFAKKSASASD
- a CDS encoding winged helix-turn-helix transcriptional regulator — its product is MRSANEHQDILGGDVYRELRVLEEVNKDPELSQRRLASELGIALGVANLLLREMAKRGYVRVTQLGWRKWAYVVSPSGVARKVHLAAAYVEQFIGHYKRVRGILRDDLKGQITEESSVAIVGSTEMAELAFLALRDIGVEEIHIFDLHANGQRFLGMKVRSVCEIENGRFSRVLLAARGDNDECRQMLLSQGVAEADFLEVMGWRSRPAARANDSTTGTDAGPR